The genome window gatcacatggaagatctatctgtagttgtctgagaaacctccatactgctttccataatggctgcactaattcacagtctcaccaacagtgcaggagggttcctctttctccacatcctcaccagcatttgttattctctgtgtttttgttaTCAGCCAGCCTAACtagcatgagatgatatctcaatgtgtttttgatttgcatttccctgatgcttagtgacattgagcatttttttcatgtgtctgttggccatttgaatatcttccttgagaaatgtctattcagttcctttgcccattttaaaattgggttacttgtttttttactgttaagttgcttgaatTTCTCGTATATTTTAGCTATTAATCATTTGTTGGATACATagcttgtgaatattttctcccattctgtaggttgtctttttgctctgttaactgtttcttttgctatgcagaagctttttagtttatttttccttttgttgcctgtgcttttggggtcttgtttatgaagtttttgcccagtcctacttcctgaactgtttcccctatgttttcttttagtagttttacagttttgggtcttatatataagtctttaatctattttgagttgattttgatatacagCAAGAAGTatgaatctagtttcatttttctacatatggatgtctaattttcccagcacaacttattgaagagtctgtcctttccccagtttatgctcctgttgcccttgttaAATATCAGTTGggtgtaagtatgtgggttgatttctgtgatctctattgtgttccattggtccgagtgtctgtttttatgcctataccatgctgttttggttactatagctttgtagtataatttgaagtcagggagtgtaatgtctctggctttatttatttatttacttttcctcaagattgctttggctattaggggaCTGTTGCTGTTCTATAGGAATGTTaggatttgtttttctatttttgtgaagaatctcattggtattttgatggggattgcattgaatctgtagatcactttgagtagtatggacattttcacaaatgtttattcttctgatccaagagcatggaatgtctttctatctttttatgtactctttaatttctttcagccatgatttgtagttctcattgtagtgatctttcacttccttgtttaaattgatttctaggtattttattttttggtgactactgtaaatagcttgctttcttgatttttcacccttttttttttttggtaaatattcaAAGAGGCTTCCTGGATTGaacatctttctcttttcttctcttcaaatACCTAGAGAAATGTCCTTTTGAATACACTTCTTGTAATCAATTATTATTACTGATATATAAGCTCCTGACTATTTATTTAGAGGTGAAATGAAGGTCACCAAATTAACTacattcaaatgttttctttcccagaATCATATACAGATGTTGTTGGGGTACCAGGTCTAATTCTAACTCTGTCCATTGTGCACAATAGCACTTTGTAAGTATTTAAATAAGTGTTGAGTAAATAAATACGTGCATGAAGGAATGAAAGGGGAGCACGTATATGTTAAAACCCAGGCATTCTTTCTGTAGATAAAGATATAGTGTCAGAAAACTTAGGACAAAATCCCATGTAGAGGAACTTCTTGGATCCTACAGATTTATTGAGCTGGATGAGTGCACACTCATATCTCCAAACAGGGAATGGAGATAACCCTACCCTGCCCCATGCTGATCCATTTTTAATACCCTTTTGCAAAAATGGAAAACCACAAAATGTTTTTAGGTAATTCTCCAATTATCCTTGAGCTTCCAATGAGTTTCTTGCTCTTGTTGAAGCTGTCTTTAAGACATCTTTCTTCAGGAAGATTTTCTCTTAAACATAATCAGGTTCTCAACTACTACCTGTATAAACAAACCCTTTTTCTAGTATCACCCACTGTGGTCTATTTGCACAGATTTAATTGGTTCTTtcctggtatttatttatttatttgtcaacaGCTCTTGTGTATATATTCAATCAAAagtattttattagaaaatatttaatattttcttattctccTATTTACATTGGGTACACAATGAATTATAAATCTTAATTTGCCTCAGGGCATTTGcccagaaacagaagaaaagaaaagcagggtAAACTGCCTTTTCTGCTGGCTTATGATTGCCCAGAAATATCCTCTCTGCCCATGTACATAGAGTTATAGGACTGGAAAATATTTTGCACTTTTGAATCTAATCTCCTCTTTCATAtaagtatatgtaaatatactgaaGCTTAGATATAACATGATGGAACATAGCACGATGAGAATCAAAGTTTTTTCACACAGTTTAGTGCTCTATCTCTCCCCTAGTTCACACAAGATCAATTCCAAATCCAAGAAAGCAGTAAATGGCTAAGCATTTCCATTGAAGAACAGGACATGGTTTGGTAATAATCCCAAATTGTCTAATATGTAGAAGAGAGTAAGcacactttttttctgttttattacagGATATGGTCCTTTCCCCCAAGGAAATCTGCTTTTCTTCACTCATCATGCCTTTCTTCAACGAGAGCATTCTCCACCCTGCAGTCTTCTTCCTTACTGGCATCCCTGGTCTTGAGACCTCTCACACCTGGATCTCCATCCCATTCTGTTGTCTCTATGCCATTGCCATCTCTGGGAATGGCATGATACTGTTTGTAATTGTTACTGAGTCAAGCCTCCATGAACCCATGTACTATTTCCTCTCCATGCTATCCTTTACGGACCTAGGTCTGTGTCTTTCTACGTTGGTCACCATGCTGGGTATTTTCTGGTTCAATGCTCGAGAAATCAGCTTTGATGCCTGCATTGGCCAAATGTTCTTTATCCATGGCTTTACATTCATGGAGTCGTCAGTACTCCTGGCAATGGCCTTTGACCGCTTCATTGCCATCTGTAACCCACTGAAGTATGCCATGATCTTAACGAATCCACGGATCATCAAAGTGGGCTTTGCAATCATTATTAGGGGGACAACAGCTCTAGTGCCTTTACTCCTGCTCCTTAAGCATCTGTCCTTCTGCCGCAGCCACGTGCTCCATCATTCCTATTGCTTCCACCCTGATGTGATGAAGCTCTCATGCACAGACACCAGGATCAACAGTGCATTTGGCCTGGCTATTGTCATCTCTACTGCTGGCTTGGACTCTGTCTTGATCCTCCTTTCCTATGTTCTGATCATCCGCTCTGTGCTTGGCATAGCCTCCCCAGAGGAGCGGAAAAAGGCATTTGGTACCTGTGTCTCTCACATAAGTGCTGTTGCCATCTTCTACATCCCCATGATCAGCCTGTCACTGGTGCACAGATTTGGGAAGCATGCACCTCCCTTTGTACACACGCTCACTGCCAATGTTTATTTGCTTATCCCCCCTGTAATGAATCCCATAATCTACAGTGTGAAAACCAAGCAAATCCGCAAGGCTGTCATCAAAGTATTTCTTTCTAAGCTAATTTAGGAAAGTTTTAGAGTATTCTTTCTTTACAAAGTCTTCCCTGACCCATACTTGATTATTCACTAATGTAAGTTATCACTATACCTTGAAAATCTTGATTATATGTGCTTTCTCACTATTCTGACAATCCAGTAGCTTACTATTTGCACAGTTCTAGACCGTGGATTCTTTGAGGTCAGAGGCTATGTCTTGTGTACTTGTGAACCCTATCATGAATACTGAACCTGGCACAGTATAAGACCATGGTTAAAATACGTATGCAAGCATGGACAAATAAAGTCATACTTTGGGGCCCAGAAAATCTAACTACCTCTAGGGTGTGTAGCTATCCAAGGTATGTATCTCCCACAATACAGACCAACAGGAAACGTCTAGGTTTCAGTAATTCTTTCAGTTTATTCAGAGTTATTTTTATTCCCCCAAATAGGTTATTGATGGTTAAGTGATATAAATAAGCAcgataaacaagaagaaatgtgAATGAAAAGAGTACTTTCCTAATTTTTAAGAATCCTTGAGGTCACTTTGGTAAATGCATTAATATTGTAATTAATTATATAAGACCTAGACATCTTCTAAATATGTATCTAAAGGGGGAAAATTGGCAAAAGTACAATGATGTATTATGATGTTcaacatgtcattatacattgcaatgaaaatttggaaattgcttaaaaaattactttggggaattggttaaataaaatataagatacAGTGCAACAAGCTAAATATTGATATAGATATAAATGATATATTATTAAGAAACAAGATAGGTTAGTATACTGAATACCTATCactatttgtgtatatatttcatgtaaatatgtacaagtgaatatgtatatattttatgtgaataTGCACTTAAAAGGTATCAATAGACACATCTCACATGTTAAAAGTGCTAATCTTTTGATAGTTAGATatgattttgttgatattttctttttgatttcctgccttTTATAAATTCTCAATAGTAAggctttttgctttttgttttcatttttacttttcagaTAATAAAGTAATCAATTTCCATTTAACACCTCCAAAATAACCCACAACAAGTCTTGATTTTCCATAGGATCTTTGTTCCCACGGGTCTTCAAAATCTGGCTTCACACATCCCACTGGATACAGCTATAATATGGAATCCACTTTCCATTTGTATTGATCACTGTTCTCAGTGTGGTCCAGCTCCAGTCGTCAGAACActtgatattcttttttaaagtgcaGATTCCTCAACTTCACCCTAGGACTACTTAATCAGAAACTCTTGAGACAGAGccccaaatttgcattttaacaatcTACCTACAGATTATCATGCATGATAGAGTAACGCTCTCCCAGAGTTTGGGATAATAGCCATTTCTGAAAAACACTATGAAAATCTTGCCTCTAAAATGAAagagagacccaaaaaacaatgcaaaagatgaatgaaacaaaaagttggttttctgagaatataaataaactagaaaaacCATTACCTAGGttaacaagagagagagagagagagagagagagagagagagagagagagagagaagatccaaataacaaaaatcaggaatgaaaaaggagaaattgcaactgataccacaaaaatatgaagaatcattagagattattataaacaactgtatgttaacaaatatgaaaacctggaggaaatggataaatttctggacacatacaaactactgtgacttaaccaagaagaaatagagaacccgaacagaccaataacaagtattgagattgaagcagtaattagaaatcttccaataaagaaaagcccaggaccagatgacttcacagctgaattctattgagcctttaaagaagaattagtaccacttctcttcaaacttttccaaaaaattgaagtagaAACCATTcttccaaagtcattctatgaggccagcatcaccctgatacccaaactagataaagatacaacaaaaaaagaaaaaacaggccaatatccttgatgaacatagatgcaaaaattctcaacaaaatactaacaatcagattacagcaaaacatcaaaaaattatacaccgtcagattacagcaacacagcaaaaaattatacactggggatgaaaggttggttcaacatacacaagtcaataaatgtgatacaccacatcaacaaaaccaaggccccaaaccatatggttatctcaattgatgcagaaaaggcttTCAACAAAATGCAATATCTCTTCATGattaaaactctcagcaaattaggtatagaaggaagttatctcaatacaataaaagccaatatgacaaaccaattgccaatatcatcctgaatagggaaaatcTTTCGGCTTTTTAtcaaaaggaacaagacaaggatgcccactctcactactcctatttaacatagtattgaaagtactagccagagcaattaggcgagagtaagaaataaagggtatcaagattggaaaggatgaggtcaaactgtccttgtttgctgatgacatgatcttatatatagaatgACCtatagactctatcaaaaaactcttacagttgattaacaatttcagtaatgttgcaggatacaaaattgacacCCAAAAAgtaatagtgtttttatactcaaataacaaactagcagaaaacgaaatcaagaaggcaagcccatttacaatagtcactcccaaaataaaatatctaggtatcaatttaaccaagtaggtgaaagatctttacaatgagaacaaaacactactgaaagaaattacacAGGACACAACAAGgtagaaagacataccatgctcttggatgggaagaattaacatcatgaaaatgtccattctaccccaaacagtctacagattcaatgcaatccccatcaaaataccaatgctattcttcacagaaatagagaaagcaaTACAAACATTCATATGGTACAACAatagaccctgaatagctaaaccAATCctaagtgggggaaaaaaaaaagaaagctggaggcataacactacccaacttcaaattatgttacaaagctattataaccaaaacagcatggtactggcataaaaacagaccctcggatcaatggaacagaatagaaaacctccaaatcaacccacatacttagagccaactgatctttgacaaaggcagcaagaacatacattggggaaaagacagcctcttcaataaatggttctgggaaaattggacatccatatgcagaaaaatgaaactgaacctgtatctctcaccatataccaaaatcaactcaaaatggataaagacttaaatataagacctaaaactataaaataactaaatgaaaatatagggtaagcactccaggaagtaggactggcaaagattttatgaataagactcccaAAGCACAAacacaacaatagaaaaaaataaatcaatgagatcatatcaaactaaaaacttctgcacagcaaaggacacaatcaacagagtggga of Cynocephalus volans isolate mCynVol1 chromosome 4, mCynVol1.pri, whole genome shotgun sequence contains these proteins:
- the LOC134375789 gene encoding olfactory receptor 51F2-like; translation: MPFFNESILHPAVFFLTGIPGLETSHTWISIPFCCLYAIAISGNGMILFVIVTESSLHEPMYYFLSMLSFTDLGLCLSTLVTMLGIFWFNAREISFDACIGQMFFIHGFTFMESSVLLAMAFDRFIAICNPLKYAMILTNPRIIKVGFAIIIRGTTALVPLLLLLKHLSFCRSHVLHHSYCFHPDVMKLSCTDTRINSAFGLAIVISTAGLDSVLILLSYVLIIRSVLGIASPEERKKAFGTCVSHISAVAIFYIPMISLSLVHRFGKHAPPFVHTLTANVYLLIPPVMNPIIYSVKTKQIRKAVIKVFLSKLI